The nucleotide sequence TACTCAGAATGGCCCCAATTGCTCTTCACTTGTAAAGTTATGTAGGTGAAGGCACCCATTTTATGATCCTGtgggccaaaacaaataaaaatgtggtaTGTTAGCACATTACACGATTGGTACGTAAAGAACAGATAAGAAGTTTGAGTAGAAATTTAATCAATTTTCCAGACCAGTTATTCAGTGTTTGTGcctttagaatcagaatcagaatcagaatcaagtttaattgccaagtaggtttgcacttacaaggaatttgacttggtgttgatggtgcagacaaaaaataaaaatacaataaaaataaaataaaatggatatatatatacagaagctatatacactcagtatatatattcatattcatttttgtctttctttagtTACATTTGTTGAAGAGCAGAGATAATATATATAAGTACCACTAGTAAACTTCACTAAACTGGCTAACATTAATGACTTGACTTGGCTACTctgcaatagtttttttttctcccaacaAGGGCAAAATAACAATTCATAGCCAATTTAGTATATATAATGCTGTTCCAATGTTGTACTTAAGTGTCCCTTCATGGCATGTCTGTCAATGCATTCTTATAAAAACATGATGAAGTCCAGGGGTCTCATGTACAAAAGAGTGTGCAGCTTTCACACTAAAAGTTGGAGGAAGGGAGAAATCATTTGGTTTGTTGCTCCTGGAGTTATATAAAACTGAATGGAGTCATATTTCAGTGTATTTGGGTATGTTTTAGTACTTTCTTGTTTGTTATTGTGACAAAAAGGTTTGCATGGCTGCCACACACTTTCATGGCAGGTCAAAATTTTGCTTAGCTTTCCACACACATGAACATTACCTTTCAATGTTCATTTGTATACATCCCAGGCACGCTGTATACATGAGGCCCCTGGTTTTCTCAAGAAAACTACCTTAGAACTATTTGCAGTGAGAATGGCTGCTGTTGCTTATAATAAAAATTAGACgaaaggtaattaaaaaaaaaattaagtgtgATATATTTACAGGGAGTTTGAAGGTTTGCAGCCGGTCTCCATCCTCATTATAGAGAAAAGTTCCTAAAAGGCTTCCCTCGTCTAGCAAATCATTCCTTCcctgagaaagagaaaaaatacaTATGCAGCTGAACAACATGTTTTCTTCACATCTATGAAAGTTAGACAAGGTTTTGCACAGACTGTATGTCGATATGTCTGTTTAGTACAGTGGCATGAAATTGCAATATTTTTCAGTGTGAGGATGAGGTACATTATTTTTGACATAATAATACctttaattatattattattttccccTTCCTAATTATATAGagattaatataataaaaaaaaatgtattggtgTTTGGTGTTCCCTGGCTGTCAAATAACTATTAACTGAAGTATTCAGATAGTCGAATGAGCTGACCATTGAGCATCCTGAGTTAATATCTTTTAGTGCAGGCTGTAAAGTGTAGTAGGATATTAATTTGTCATATCAAGTCATTGCTGCAACATTTGTGCAGCACTTGCATCTAAACCAGAAGTGCATGTTTAAGATATATGTGGTGTCTCAGGGTTTTGACATTAATAATGCATGACTTACAAAGACAGAAAACTCTTTTGGAGCGCTGGGGATGGTGCCAGTCGGTGATAACATTTTGGGAATGTGAGCCAGGGTGACATGGCTGATGGAAACTTTGTAAGGCAGGGCAATTGATAAACGTCCTTGGGAACCTGCAAAGGCCCAGCATTGTCCTGGAAGCAGGTGGGACTTTCCCTGAAGAAAAGAGTAGAAAACAAAGTTTAGGTTGAGTGCCAAGccttggaaaaaggaaaaataccaTACCTAATATTTTCTCAAAAAGAAATACCACTCAGCCTATTATTAACTCAATGTTCTGAGTGTCGTTCATACCTGGATTACAATCGTTGGTCCCACAGCTGGTCGTCGTATTGCTAATCCATACAAACTACACGTTTCTCTGCTCTGATACGTGTCTGAGGTCATTTGGTGTAAAATCCTCGCTCCtgtacacaaaaacacaaataatgtgAGTCAGGAAacctttaaaactgaaaatgtacaaTTTGATTTATAATCTTATTGCTGATTTATTATGGTAATGTCTCACCTTGAGATTGCAGAGCAAAGTTGGGCAACAGATCTGCTGGTGGTAGAAGGTAGTCCACCTCTTTCTTTATCCTCAGCAGCACTTCATGCTGGTTGGCTATGAGCTTTTCCAGATCCTTACATCCTGGGGTTAAGACCTGTGCACAACATTAAAGTTAACAGCTTCTTCTCATGTTTacagaacattttaatattgtgtTTAGATTAGGAAGATGAAAAATACCATGTCCGTTGCATTTGGTGTAACGAGTGTCTCTGAAGGTTGTGAGGGCAGAGCAGAAAACAGGTAGGCACATCCTAAAGAATAAGAATTAGCAGAAGATGCCAGTCAGTGACACGACATTCAAAGTACAGACTTtctaaaacacctttaaactaatGTTTGTGGAAGAAGAGCATTTACCATAAAACAGGGAaaagaagatgatgatgatccaacaaaatgttttcagtgtgTAGTTTTTCTGATTTATATTGCTGCTGCCGTCTTCTGCAGGGACTGCTGTTGTTCTTGCGTTTAATAGCCGCCGACTTCTGCATCTCCTTGTGGGTAAACATGGAACAAAGATAAATGTGTGAAGCGTGAGTTGATAAACAGATGATCGTGTTGTAccagggtttatacaggaatgagtaaccctaatttattgctttttaatgctcttttaatgctcgtagaaataattttaatgccatcaacaagtacccatgactgtcatatatatatatatatatatatatatatatatatatatatatatatatatatatatatatatatatatatataaatagagtACTTTTTGATGACTGTGTTCAGACAACAGAGCACCTCTGCATGCAGTGTTGCAATGGATCCAAATGTTGATCCAAGATCGTCTGATTTCCCTACGTTAGTAGCAGTAAAGCTTGCTCCAGCTACTGCTGTGCTGTTTGCGGAAGCTAATGCGGACGTGACTGCATCGGTTACAGAAAAATAACTTGACATTGTTAGCTGTTGTCTGCcccttgcagctgatctgtggctgtcCGCAGTGGTGTAGTGGTCCCTGGAGCAGTGGGTATACTCTCAATGTTTGCCCTTTTAgacgcagctcagaaaaatgctgtcttagaaacaatgacatgtaacactgctctatttagtttacccaaaaatccatcagtagtgtttactcattttagcctaaaacatttagattaaaatatttccttgagctactacgcgaggtgtgaaaatactgttgtctcttttttaaagatttaatccAGCTTCTGACAGgtaatgtaacattttatttggtttatattgaaggaattcctacactacatccagaatcaacatttcattactttattGTAGGTTTTTCAATTTAGACCCAGATGATAAGGCATATGGAAATTCCTAAATTGAATGAGAAAGATAATCTaaagaaagagacaaaatgaatgacgaggagaacatcaaaactcaaatctcgttgtctttgcaaatcatgaattgtcaaatataccagttgaaacacccaaataactgttgatcctgttgatttagacaccctgacaatgAAAGTTTAGCCCctcgattttaaaatgaatggtgattttaaacttgacaatCAAAAAGGGACCCcagttaagtcatttttatcatttaaggaacaaagcaaagatACAACTTATTCTTTCAaggcaaaaatatggaaacGCTACTCTAAGCCTTCATTTTATCATAGCTGGATTAGtgtaattctctttatctctgaatcggtCCGTCCTCACtcaaatgtctgcagctggttcaaacactgctgcacaccttttaatggaaaaacataaaataaagcacattaccccatcctggcctcccttcactggttacctgtttatcttagagttcagtttaacgaaaatctgtttgtttttaaggatttaaacagcttattattgttgtatttgttttaaactgttgagtCCAAGTAATTTTACtggatgttattttgttttaccgtgttaaagtgctatttaaataatgatgacaattatgatgattatgatcacaagaaacttttgcatcatcacccagaagctggaaagaaaagagacaaaacgaTTTTTCACACttcacttagtaactcaaggaattatttgaaactaaatattttaggctaaaatattaaactgtttattggttgttgttttttcttcaatcccaccgttatgtttagtaatttcttccaaaaactgcagcattttcatttaatccatctaaatgcagtatttgcaagccctactctgattggatgtaaagaaacctgtctgtgattggctggtaaGGCGACAGTTTTTCAAGTCACGAGCGCACAGACATAATCCAGCGAGTGCATAGCTGGTATTGAGCGTGGAAGTAGCAGGTCATGGGCAGACACAGAACCGAGGGAGAGGATAGTGGGTTAAGAAGAGTTTATCAATTTTGAGCGCGCAAATGATGTTTAAACGgtgaatacctgtctcactgcgagctcaaacaaaacacacaaatatcgctccaggAGTGGGTATACGTAattctgactgaaaaataagtgggtATATGCCGTATACCCGCGTACACCCTGGACTACACCACTGCCTGTCCGACTTCATGTGAGATTGTGAAGCATTGACACTCATTGtgcaaagcttaattttttttacaaacacggcaAAATCCTTCGTCATCTTTACCGTcgacaggctgcagccatgtcccGAATTCCTCGTTTTCATacacttttgttgaaattagcattttcccaTTCTCTAGCTCTTTCTCCGCCTCGAGCTCCTTTTccaaacattgtaaaaacatacaGCTTTACGAACAACCGGAAGCAGTTCAGCTTGTTTGGTCCCGCGCAAACACAcggaatcagttatatctgatataatatatctgatgaaactgtttttatggacgtatttttttagaagaaaaaataaggcatttttaatgccacagataatcacatttaatgattttaatgctaattaaggccttcatttaaaaaaattcatttaatgacttttaatgattttaaatgcCCCGCAGAAACCCAGtgtacatgatttaaaaatatttggtgATTTAACTTACCTGACTCTGGTCTCTTTGTATGAAACAGTCGGTACTCCATCAAAGCTGTAGTACCCGTTCAATAGCAGGCGGAGGCTTCTTCTCAACATAtctgtgaagaaaaacaaaaacacgaaGGTTGTCGTGACTCtgacacaaaacattttaaaaagacaacacAGCTGTGACATTTACTTTTTAGTGTTGAATGGTATTTCAAGTTTAAAACTGTCAGTATTTCTAATCATGAAAATCAGATCATCATTTTGACTGCCTTTAAGATCTACTAAAGAGAGTATAATCCTACATTTGTACATTAACTCATTGTCTTGCTGTAGTTTCAAAGTCAACTTAAACAATCCACAAAATGTATGAAAAGTGTCTGAGGATCAATTacttcaaaaatgaaaaaaactttttctgcTTAAATTATCACTGACAATGCTGTCAGAAATCTTTTAGTTAGATCTCCCATAAGTTTCCTATCCCAGGTTAATTactatttgaagaaaaaatacttACATTTGCCGTAGCTCATTGTGTTTAGCTGATTTAAGTTAGTCTTGCTTCAGTTTTTCCAACGTTTGTCTCTCTTTGAGCTCAACTGGTAGAAGTGTGAGAATTCTAAGTGGAGTGCTTCCTTAATGACTAAAGTTCCAGAGGCATCTGATGTCACGTTACCCTGTGACATCAGAATGTTCCGCAGTGCCCGCCCACACATTAAATATTGGACCGGGTTTTATAGAATTTTAGAAATTATTACACCAAGAATTGGTAAAACCCTCTTCTACTGTAAAGCTAGTGAGTGTGCAAAGACTAATGTATGAACAAACTAATGCATGTCACATATTTTTTGGGTTCAATTTTGGTTACAAATATGTATGGGTACAATTAAAGTATGTGTAATTTATTGAATTGTAACTACTATTTGCATTTTATCATCCCAGGCTGGGCCTTTCTCTCCAtttagttttcatgttttccctGCAATGTACTGGTGGCCTGTCCAGAGTGAATCTGCCGCTTAGCCCCTGAAGGGTGGGCCCCAGTCCTAACGCCAAAATCCTCTGTGATAAGACAATATAGACAATGGAATACAATATTTTTCAACAATAGGTTATTGATTAGGATTTACAAAATGTCACTATGTAAAACAATATTAATACATTCTTAAGTGTTATGATGTGAAGCACTAGGTTAGAGCTTGCGTTGTGTTTTCCTTTAGAATGTTTTTACAATAATTAACTTGCTCTTGCTGtgttttttcaaacaataaacAGGTTTACTAACCTGTGGATAAGTAACGATTCAGGGGTTACACATGCTCATTCCTTACAAATGAAATAATTGTGAGGTGAGACTTTGTGTTGATAATTTTCATAACTTGTTTAGTGTCGTTATGCTGTTGTTCCATAGAAAAAACTCAAAATTCACttacaaaattacaatatcaCATAAGCTcattaaaattattcaaatgtaGATATGCCAAGGTACACATAATCTTGAGTAAGATTGCAATCTTCTTTTTTGGAGAGTTTTGGAAGCAGAGCGCATCTCGCTTTCCAAGATGCACAGAGGAAAAAATGCATTGATCTGTGGCAACATGCTGTAAATTCTGCCTTTTTAAGCCGTGATTCAGgaaccaatttacctttcagcGCCCCTccattctcctcccagagctgcgGGACAGAGACGTTACTTCTCTCGGTTTTTTCCACATcaaaacagatgagacaaaatgcttaaaatggagaaaaggtgtaaaaaaaaaagagaggagaaaagggagacagcaatacaacatcctctgagtctgcttcttcacctgcaaagagagatataaaaagaacagcaaaaccagcagttccaatattacaggtacaaacaggTTCAACATTAATCTCCTCTAATGCTATTAATTTCAAtaccattgtttttttcttatttgatgCTTATCCCATTTTATAACTAaggttttaacaaaactttgtctttcatttatggattttttttaatgatcttagtGCATGTTTGGTGTGGGAGAAAACCAGAACACATGGAGAAAACCCACgcaaacacagagaaaacatgcaaactcagcACAAAAACAAGACTAAAGGTGATGAATCATATGTTCCAGTATGCTTATATTCCACACTCTGCTGTTTAAGTCAAGGTGAATTagactgaacatttttaaaaatatttgctgttAAACTTGCAGAAGAAAATACCTACAAGTGCCTTGTATGCAATGGTAGTCTAAAGCTTAGACCGTGGTTCGCAAACAGCTAATTGATCAACCCACAAACTTGCTGTATTTCTTTTCCTAATCAGTAGGAGGcactaatgtaaaaaaattaaaaaatccctCCAtaccaccccccctcccccaattTATTTACCGCTTCTCATCTAGTTTAAAATCAACTCTGTCCCACTTGATATTTTATCTCCcaccagcattttttttaaaacaaaataaacacattttcagatattttcaaaacaactttcacagttttaaataattttaggaatgctggtgaagattctcagtcatccaggtcatggtcattccaaaaaaagtaaaaaacaaaacaattggacttgttttccatagtttgaagacgtttcgcttcctatccaggaagctttctcaattcaaaaagtctggagtaatgtggagtatcaagctttatactattgcccaacaaaggccttgtaatgacttagataacatgcaaattcaatagaAACAGGCCCAACCCCATTACTTAGGGTGTAAAGCCCTATCCTGAACACAGAGGATTGGAATAAACCGTGacacattttgccacattacaaaTACAAACTTCTGTGCATTTACAAGGGAAtatatgtgacagaccaacaccaaGTAGGTCATAATGGTGAAGTTGCAGGAAATGTATGCATACTTTAAAAGAAATTTCAGGAAAAAGAAGCATTACACGTATTTAgcccccttttactctgatacagACATAATTCAACCATCTGCTTCAAAAGTCATATGGCAAACAGAGGTCACCTGTGTATAACTTAGGGCCGGACGATAattaaataacgatatatattgatcgatagacgtatagttcaatataaaaaacaggggtcaataaaaagtttattaaaagaagagtgcattctagcctatcatgcaGGTTAATAcgacagtcattacatcctcccaaccaatcacaaatgcaggaAAGCTtcatcagccttcagagagttcagggagcacgtgttctttttttcttttttaacacttacagttttcGTAAAAAGTTTGTTCAATAAagggttcaattcaattcaattcaattttatttatatagcgccaattcatgaaacatgtcatctcaaggcactttacaaagtcaagttcaatcattcattgagtttgaatccatttatttaaaaatagggtcattaagcaacagcataaaatactcagggctgcacttaaaatgtatattttgaatagttttgataattatcgctatcaatcaatatgatttctattttattgatatgcttttattctatatcgtccagctctagTATAACTTCATCTCAGGGTATGTACAGCTTTTCTGTGGAGGCCTTCATAGACAGCAGTCACACTGCTCACTGCTCAGGTGGGGAAATCCATCGACAGAACAACTGCTTGTCAtgaactccacaaatctggcctttgcAGAAGAATGtgaaattatttgtttaaagaaaacatgtcTTTGGTAGAAACTAtaaggaacacacacacacacacacacaaaaaacataaaataaggtcCAGATGAATAGAAATGATTACTGTGTGGTGGAAAAAGCAACACAGCATCCCCCCAGAgcagcatggtggtggcaacatcacAATTAGGCTATGTGAaaatttttgtttcttaaagaTTATCAGATTACAGtagctgcagaaagcagttacTGGGTCACtcagataaaatcccaataaaatacatgcagAGTGTTGAGGTTGTGCTGATCTGTGAATATCACTTGAAGAAAGGTTTGATTGATGTCCTGTGTGCGTTTAAATGAGGACTTGGTAAATATGGCCCGTACTTTAGCACACTTTGCTGTTGTCCTGCAACAAATTTAATATGTGGAGCTGTCAAGTCACAGGACATTCCCAAATGGGCTACAAGTGGTCCATTCACCGCACCGTGGAGCTGCTCTTGCTGCTTTGCACAGCTCCTGTCGCTGACACAGCGTGCCCCACAACCTCCGGCATGTTGCAAAACatcccaaataaaatcaataggagagtagCTGTGTCATGTTATTTTGATCAATTTAAACAACACATAACAggtcagggctgcacagtggggcagtgggtactgttgccttgcaggcCTGCGTTCGAGTCCTACCCTGGGTAGAACTCCaggttcctcccacagtccaaaaacatgactgttaggttaattggcctctctaaattgtccttaggtgtgagtatgtgtgtgagaatggttgtttgtctagtttgtctctgtgttgcccttcGATAGACTGGCgccctgtccagggtgtgccccgcctctcacccactgaCAGATGAgaacccctcgcgaccccaaaaGGGATAAGCATGGATGGAGCTGCTTTGAGCTAACGGCCGACGTTCCCTTGGAAAACGATTGCCCATGTGCGTTGACTTCCAAAAGCTGGgtgattgttgttgttcttccgcttatccggttTCAGGTAGCGGTCAAGACGTCCCTTTCCCCAGCTaattgggccagctcctccaggggaatcccaaggcgttcccaggccagctgagagacatactccctccagcgtgtcctgggtcttcctctgggtctcctcctggtgggacgtgtcCAGAAcatctcaccagggaggcgtccaggaggcatcctgaccagatgcccgagccaccttaactggctcctctccatgtggaggagcagcggctctactctgagtcctccccggatgactgagctcctcaccctatctctgagggagagcccagacacactacggagaaaactcattttggccacCTGTATGCAAGGTGATTGGTGCGGTTAAAACCTTGGGAAATAATACAACTATTCCACAGATGATCAGACCATCTGACCTATAAAAATGACAATTTACTTCGCTATTTTCTATGTTCAGAACTGTTCTGATGTTCCTGTTTTGTAAAATGCACAATGACAActgtgggctgcacagtggcgcagtgggtagcgctgttgccttgcagcaagaaggtcctgggttcgagtacacccctgggtctttctgcatggagtttgcatgttctccctgtgcatgtgtgggttctctccgggtactctggcttcctcccacagtccaaaaacatgactgttaggttaattggcttctccaaattgtccttaggtgtgagtgtgtgtgagaatggttgtttgtcctgtttgtctctctgtgttgccctgcgacagactggcgacctgtccagggtgtaccctgcctctcgcccagtgaacgctggaaataggcaccagcaacccccgcgaccccatgaggaataagcggtttggaaaatggatggatggacaacaATTTTATCAAACAATAGCCCCATATGTATAACTGCATAGGTTCTATAGCTCAGTTTTAATAAATTGGGGATTTACTAAATCCGACTTTTTatgtatgcttttttttggtgggtggggggggggaggctccaaaataaaaataaaagtatgtaCACTTTAAAAATGCTGAGAATTGTGAATGACCCCTAAAACATATCTATCATTACTCTTGTTCACTCATTTACCGCTCAAAACACTGATAAAAATGGGAACTTGggagtatttaattttttaaaatgtggaaaGGACTAATGATGAGTGTAGTTGTGTCTCTGGATGAAATGGTTCTTGTTGTTATTGGATGGTGGTGTTGTGCTGCACAGCCATTGGAACAGTTAATGTACTTGTAGTATGTTACCCCAAAAAGtaataaagaaatatattttgtgctttatttttcttgccttttacacattttcagcAAAAAAGACCCCCACAACTCTGCTTCATACACTTCAAAACAGTTTTAAGGAGTAGTTTTTAGTAGAAAGCACTTTCTTTTGCAGCTTCAATTAATGAGCAGAAATGACTCCTTGAATCAAAAAGGTTGCAGATCTCTGAGCTAGAGCCAAATGACCACCTGGCATGGAAAGGACCTGTTAAATCAtgatgcagccaatcagaaaaagGCTCTCTGAGCATGGACCAATCATGGTTGGCCTACTCATCCATAAGGTCTCAAAAGGGTTATCCTTTGTCTGATACCAAAAATCTGTCTGAATACCTGAAATATTTGCACgtgacaaagaaacaaaaacacaaacctgtAAAGGGGCAAATCCTTTCTGTTACATCACTACATGTTGTGAACCTGAAATTCAGGAGTACTAATGAGGCTAACAAAAACTGGTAAGTACCACAAACAAGCTAGTGAAACAAATTACtacattttctgctgttttcttttatttttttttacgacTGGAGTTTGCAGGAAAATTACCAGAGATGCTCGTAATACTTTTGTTCAATCTTCTTGCTGTATTTAAGCACTTCCGTCTTTGAAAATTGACAGCTAGGGAAAAAAGGCACAATTACGTTGAAGCCTGGTGaaattctgtttcttttttattgtttctttagcAACTAGAAATTTTGCTTTGTGAAATCTGCAGGGCACTTTATCCTCTGGTACCAGCCAAATTCATTAATGTCTCATCTTTGCCACCAGTTCAAGTTACAAGAACATTATGAAAGAGACAAACAGGTGTAGCAAAACAGCTCCCCCccataacaaaaacaacaaaaaaataagaatcaatgtcatcaaatgaaaataaataagagCACTCTCCCTTGTACAGACATATAGTCTAATCTGAAGCATTTAGTTATAAAATAGAACGTCAGTGCATTTTCTTTGACACGTTTCAGCCGCTCCTTAGGTTTTCCCATAATGTGACTTAAGTTACCTTGGCGATTAAGCATTGGCTTTTAGgacaaaaaacaccaaatattAACCCTCCAGCGCAACAAGAAAAAGTTATGATAAAACTTAATTCACAGCcttctct is from Fundulus heteroclitus isolate FHET01 chromosome 3, MU-UCD_Fhet_4.1, whole genome shotgun sequence and encodes:
- the LOC118560527 gene encoding sperm-associated antigen 4 protein-like isoform X3; this encodes MSQLCCLFKMFCVRVTTTFVFLFFFTDMLRRSLRLLLNGYYSFDGVPTVSYKETRVRRCRSRRLLNARTTAVPAEDGSSNINQKNYTLKTFCWIIIIFFSLFYGCAYLFSALPSQPSETLVTPNATDMVLTPGCKDLEKLIANQHEVLLRIKKEVDYLLPPADLLPNFALQSQGARILHQMTSDTYQSRETCSLYGLAIRRPAVGPTIVIQGKSHLLPGQCWAFAGSQGRLSIALPYKVSISHVTLAHIPKMLSPTGTIPSAPKEFSVFDHKMGAFTYITLQVKSNWGHSEYTCLYGFRVHGKLEE
- the LOC118560527 gene encoding sperm-associated antigen 4 protein-like isoform X1, with the protein product MSQLCCLFKMFCVRVTTTFVFLFFFTDMLRRSLRLLLNGYYSFDGVPTVSYKETRVRRCRSRRLLNARTTAVPAEDGSSNINQKNYTLKTFCWIIIIFFSLFYGCAYLFSALPSQPSETLVTPNATDMVLTPGCKDLEKLIANQHEVLLRIKKEVDYLLPPADLLPNFALQSQGARILHQMTSDTYQSRETCSLYGLAIRRPAVGPTIVIQGKSHLLPGQCWAFAGSQGRLSIALPYKVSISHVTLAHIPKMLSPTGTIPSAPKEFSVFGRNDLLDEGSLLGTFLYNEDGDRLQTFKLPDHKMGAFTYITLQVKSNWGHSEYTCLYGFRVHGKLEE
- the LOC118560527 gene encoding SUN domain-containing protein 2-like isoform X2; the protein is MSYGKYMLRRSLRLLLNGYYSFDGVPTVSYKETRVRRCRSRRLLNARTTAVPAEDGSSNINQKNYTLKTFCWIIIIFFSLFYGCAYLFSALPSQPSETLVTPNATDMVLTPGCKDLEKLIANQHEVLLRIKKEVDYLLPPADLLPNFALQSQGARILHQMTSDTYQSRETCSLYGLAIRRPAVGPTIVIQGKSHLLPGQCWAFAGSQGRLSIALPYKVSISHVTLAHIPKMLSPTGTIPSAPKEFSVFGRNDLLDEGSLLGTFLYNEDGDRLQTFKLPVNDHKMGAFTYITLQVKSNWGHSEYTCLYGFRVHGKLEE